The window TGAACTGTCGAGCCCCTACAGTCATTCGGTCCTTGGCCCCGGCTACTGCAATCCGATACATTTAAGAACAATGCGCTCGCGCCCTGATGTTCCTTCTGCAGGCGCACTGTCGGCAGCGCCTCTCCATTAGCCGTATCTCATACCGCACACAGCATGTTCGTCATCATCGGTTACGTCGTCTGCCTCGGCTGCATCTTCGGTGTTTACATCATGCACGGGGGCAATATCAGCGTGATTCTCAAGGCACTGCCCTTTGAGATCGTCACCATCCTGGGTGGCGCCCTGGGTGCGTTTGTGGTGAACAACCAGCCCAAGGTGATCAAGGCCACCCTGGCGGCCCTTCCGATGGCGCTCAAGGGCTCCAAGTACACCAAGGAGCGCTATATGGAGCTGATGGCCATGCTCTATGACATCCTGCAGAAAGCCCGCAAGGAGGGGCTGATGGCGATTGAAAAGGATGTCGAAGCGCCCCACGAATCCGAGATCTTCAAGAAATACCCCACGGTGGGTAGCGACCACCATGTGATCGAGTTCACCACCGACTACCTGCGCATGATGGTGTCGGGCAACCTCAACTCCCACGAGATCGAGGCGCTGATGGACAGCGAGATCGACACCCACCACCAGGAGGCCCATGCCCCCGTCGCGGCCCTCGCGCGCCTGGCGGGCGCCCTGCCCGCCTTCGGTATCGTGGCCGCCGTGCTGGGGGTGGTGAACACCATGGGCTCGGTGGGCCAGCCGCCTTCGGTGCTGGGGGGCATGATCGGTTCGGCGCTGGTGGGCACGTTCCTGGGCATTTTGCTGGCCTACGGTGTGGTGGAACCCCTGGGCGGTCTGGTCGAGCAAAAGACCGAGGACGCCGCCAAGGAGCTGCAATGCATCAAGTCCACCCTGTTGGCCAGCATGCAGGGGTACAACCCCGCCACGGCCATTGAGTTTGGCCGCAAGGTGCTCTTCTCCAACGTTCGCCCCAGCTTCACGGAACTGGAAGGGCATGTGAAGGGCAAAAAGTAAGCCTTCGCAGCCAGCACACCCGCCTCGCCACGCCCCAGCACCATGGCAGAAAAGAAACTCCAGCCCATCATCATCAAGCGCATCAAGAAAGGCGGCCATGCGGTGCATGGCGGTGCCTGGAAGATCGCGTACGCCGACTTCGTGACGGCCATGATGGCGTTCTTCCTGCTGATGTGGCTGCTGGGGTCCACAGCCAAGGGCGAGCTGCAGGGCATTGCCGCCTATTTTTCGTCACCGCTCAAGGTGGCGATGACGGGCGGGGATGGTGCCGGCAACAGCTCCAGCGTGATTCCGGGTGGTGGCAACGATCTGGCCAAGGTGCATGGTCAGGTGCGCCGCTCCGACGTGGAAGAGGCCAAGCAGCGCCGCATGAGCATCGATGCAGCGCGGGCAGAACGCGCCAGGCAGGACCAGGAACGCATCAAGGCCCTGGAGGCCAAGATCGATGCACTGATCACTGAAAACCCGCGCCTGAACGAGTACAAATCGCAGATTCGCATCGACATCACGCCCGACGGCCTGCAGATCCAGATCATCGACGACCAGAACCGCCCCATGTTCGACAGCGGCAGTGCGTTGGTAAAACCCTACATGCGGGACATCCTGCGTGAAATCGGCGCCGCCCTGGGGGGCGTCGAAAACCGCATCAGCCTCGCTGGCCACACCGACGCCGTGCCCTATGGCAACAGCGAAAAGGGTTACAGCAACTGGGAGCTCTCGGCAGACCGCGCCAACGCCTCGCGGCGGGAGCTGGTGTCTGCCGGCATGCCAGACGCTAAACTGGGCCGCGTGGTGGGCTTGGCCGCCAGTGATCTGCTGGATCCCAAGAACCCACGCTCTCCCTCCAACCGGCGCATCACCATCACGGTGTTGACCCGCGAGGCCGAAGAACGGCTCATGGGCAAAGGGATCCCCGAAATCACGTCTACAGAACTGTTGACGGAAAAGCGGGAAAATCCCCCCCCAAGCAGGTAACGGTTACGACTTGTCACCAAACCTGCCGCCTATGACAATGCTTACAGTAAATCTCGACTGAAAGGGTCCCAAGTGACCACAGCCCTTCGTTTTTTGATCGTTGACGACTTCTCCACCATGCGACGCATCGTTCGCAATCTGCTCAAAGAGAGCGGGTTTGCTGACGCCGATGAAGCCGAAGACGGCGTCGCTGCACTCAACAAGCTGCGCAACAGCAAGTTTGACTTTGTGGTGACCGACATCAACATGCCCAACATGAACGGCTTCCAGCTGCTGGCCGAGATCAAGAAGGACGACA of the Acidovorax sp. 107 genome contains:
- the motA gene encoding flagellar motor stator protein MotA, which translates into the protein MFVIIGYVVCLGCIFGVYIMHGGNISVILKALPFEIVTILGGALGAFVVNNQPKVIKATLAALPMALKGSKYTKERYMELMAMLYDILQKARKEGLMAIEKDVEAPHESEIFKKYPTVGSDHHVIEFTTDYLRMMVSGNLNSHEIEALMDSEIDTHHQEAHAPVAALARLAGALPAFGIVAAVLGVVNTMGSVGQPPSVLGGMIGSALVGTFLGILLAYGVVEPLGGLVEQKTEDAAKELQCIKSTLLASMQGYNPATAIEFGRKVLFSNVRPSFTELEGHVKGKK
- the motB gene encoding flagellar motor protein MotB — protein: MAEKKLQPIIIKRIKKGGHAVHGGAWKIAYADFVTAMMAFFLLMWLLGSTAKGELQGIAAYFSSPLKVAMTGGDGAGNSSSVIPGGGNDLAKVHGQVRRSDVEEAKQRRMSIDAARAERARQDQERIKALEAKIDALITENPRLNEYKSQIRIDITPDGLQIQIIDDQNRPMFDSGSALVKPYMRDILREIGAALGGVENRISLAGHTDAVPYGNSEKGYSNWELSADRANASRRELVSAGMPDAKLGRVVGLAASDLLDPKNPRSPSNRRITITVLTREAEERLMGKGIPEITSTELLTEKRENPPPSR
- the cheY gene encoding chemotaxis response regulator CheY, giving the protein MTTALRFLIVDDFSTMRRIVRNLLKESGFADADEAEDGVAALNKLRNSKFDFVVTDINMPNMNGFQLLAEIKKDDKLKHLPVLMVTAEARKEDIVAAAQGGAAGYIVKPFTKATLEEKVTLILKKMGL